In the Malassezia vespertilionis chromosome 1, complete sequence genome, one interval contains:
- a CDS encoding uncharacterized protein (COG:P; EggNog:ENOG503NU51; TransMembrane:9 (o12-31i43-67o79-102i172-194o206-227i234-256o281-308i320-338o350-369i)): MAAQHSWVQMAMGRWVLGISIGWLSAAVPLYQSEIVPRQVRGALVGTYQLFVTLGILLAYCCCYGTRDYTNSDGTTSSAQWRVPIGLGFAWTLVLAVGIMFCPESPRWLARHQRYDEVHRVLALARGVSREDPFVMTEFYDIKREVEAEMKMVELGWIDCFRTKDKLLYRTLLGIFIQSLQQLTGANYFFYYGATIFQSVGISDSVVTQIILGAVNTGTTFPGLWALDRFGRRICLLVGSAWMAMWLLIFATAGVAGKPIRFVPGGEGVTNPDAPADPESIGTLMICSACFFILAFASTWGPGAWVAISDFVSPQARTKQFALATMSNWIWNFCIAFFTPAITNDIHFNYGYVFMGCNIFAFFLIYFFLYESSNLTLETINEMYLDPNVKPWNSTKWVPSGYTSRDGVKEDVDNGIQEVTGAIDVHDPETTLKNDFNTRVSNAEYNP, from the coding sequence ATGGCTGCACAACACTCATGGGTGCAAATGGCAATGGGACGCTGGGTACTGGGCATTTCGATTGGCTGGTTGAGCGCTGCAGTTCCCTTGTACCAGTCGGAAATTGTCCCCCGTCAAGTGCGTGGTGCACTTGTGGGAACCTACCAGCTGTTTGTTACGCTTGGTATCCTCCTCGCTTATTGCTGCTGTTACGGTACACGGGATTACACGAACTCAGATGGCACTACATCCTCTGCACAATGGCGCGTCCCTATTGGATTGGGATTTGCATGGACACTCGTGCTTGCGGTCGGTATTATGTTTTGTCCGGAGAGTCCCAGGTGGCTTGCGAGACACCAGCGCTACGATGAAGTGCATCGCGTACTTGCCCTGGCCCGTGGTGTTTCCCGAGAGGACCCTTTCGTGATGACAGAGTTTTATGATATCAAGCGGGAGGTCGAAGCGGAGATGAAAATGGTAGAGCTTGGTTGGATCGATTGCTTCCGCACGAAGGACAAATTGCTGTACAGAACTCTTCTTGGCATTTTCATACAATCCTTGCAACAGCTGACCGGCGCCAATTACTTTTTTTACTACGGTGCTACCATCTTCCAATCGGTGGGCATTAGCGACTCTGTTGTTACGCAAATCATTCTCGGTGCTGTGAACACAGGCACCACATTTCCCGGTCTTTGGGCATTGGATCGCTTTGGCCGTCGCATATGTCTCCTGGTAGGTTCTGCTTGGATGGCCATGTGGTTGCTTATCTTTGCAACGGCTGGCGTAGCCGGCAAACCGATTCGCTTTGTTCCCGGTGGCGAGGGTGTGACAAACCCTGATGCACCCGCAGATCCTGAATCGATTGGTACTCTGATGATTTGCTCTGCATGTTTCTTTATCCTTGCATTTGCAAGTACTTGGGGACCGGGTGCGTGGGTGGCCATTTCCGACTTTGTGTCACCACAGGCGCGCACTAAACAATTTGCATTGGCTACCATGTCAAACTGGATATGGAACTTTTGCATTGCCTTCTTTACACCCGCCATTACTAACGATATTCACTTCAACTACGGCTACGTTTTTATGGGTTGCAACATATTCGCCTTTTTTCTCATCTACTTTTTCCTTTACGAGTCATCCAACCTTACCCTCGAGACTATAAATGAAATGTACTTGGACCCCAATGTCAAGCCTTGGAATTCCACGAAATGGGTACCCAGTGGGTACACATCTAGGGACGGAGTGAAGGAAGATGTGGACAATGGTATACAAGAGGTGACTGGCGCCATCGACGTGCATGATCCTGAAACTACGCTGAAAAACGATTTTAACACTCGAGTGAGCAATGCTGAATATAATCCTTGA